The genomic interval GCCGACGACGATCTGCCGGCCCTGAATGCCCTCGGCGAGCAGACCGCGATAGGCGGCCAGGGCGTCGTCGTGCGCCGCAGGGAACGGATGTTCGGGCGCCAGGCGGTAGTCGACCGCCACGGCCGTCGTGGCCGAGGCCCGGGCCAATTGGCTGATCAATTCGCGATGAGTGATCGGAGAGCCCAAGACGAACCCGCCGCCGTGCAGATAGAACAACACGCGGTCGGCCCGCGACTCGGGCAGGTGAAACCAGCCGACCGGCACTGGGCCGAGAGTGCCGTGGTCGAGGCGCAGGTCTTCCGGCGGAGAGGCCAGTGAAGAGCTGCGGACGAAATCGCGACGTAGCCGTTCGATCGGCGCTTGGTGATAGTCGGCCGGCCGGGCGCGAACGAACTGCAGCACGAAATTGAATTGCGGACTTGGCACGGGCAGGTACCGGCTACGAGTTCAGCTCGACGGCCTCTTCCCAGTGGGCGTAGAGCAGCGGCAGGGCCGCTTGCTGTTCGAGAAGTTCGGCATTCAGTTCCCGCACCTTGGCTCCCTGGCGCAGCGTGTCGGGATCGGCCAGCGCATCGTGAATGGCCTGGATACGGCCTTCGCGCTGGGCAATCTCGGCCTCAATCTCGGCCACCTTGCGATAAGGAAACTGCCGCTTTTTGCCAGGTGGCCTGGCCGCCCGCGTTTCGGTCTTGGGTTTGGCCGGGGCGGCTCGCCGCGGCTCGTCGTCGCTCGCGTGGGCCGCCAACTGGCTGAGGTGCAGATAGGTGTCGTAGTTGCCTTCGATCACCCGGACGCGTCCCCCTTCGACCGCCAGGATATGGTCGGCCACCCGGTTGAGAAAGTAGCGGTCGTGGCTGACGAACAGCACGGTGCCGTCGAAGCTGAGCAACGAACGCTCCAGCGCATCGCAGGCCCAAAGGTCGAGATGGTTGGTCGGCTCATCGAGGACCAGCAGGTTAACGTCGCTGGCGGCCAGGCGGGCCAGCGCCGCGCGGCTGCGCTCACCACCGCTGAGGCTGCTCACTCGTTTGAAGACGGCGTCGCCGACCAGGCCGAATCGGGCCAGAATGTCGCGGCGTTGCTGTAAGTTGAATTCCTTGCGCGGCGGCCGCACGGCCTCGACCACCTCGGTGTTCGGATCGAGCGTCGAGAGCAATTGATCGTAGTAGCCGATCGCCACGCCGGTGCCGAGGATCGCACGCCCCGCGTCGCAGGGCTCGGTGCCCAGCAGGCAGCGCAGTAGCGTCGTCTTGCCCGAGCCGTTCGGTCCGAGAATACCCCAACGCTGGCTGCGGAGGATGTCGAACGACACGTCGTTAAACAACGGGCGGCTGAATGCCTTGCTGAGATGTTCGGCACGAATCACGATGTCACCGCAGCGGGCCGCGGGAGGAAAGTTCATCACTGGCGCGGCGATTTCGCGCGGTGGGTCGACCCGTTCGACGCGCTCGAGCTTTTTCTTGCGGTCTTCGGCCTGCGCGTGCTTCTGGCCATAGTGATTGCGGCGGATGAAATCTTCGGTCTTGGCGATGTATTCCTGCTGCTTCTCAAACGTCCGCCGGGCCACCTTCAGCCGCTCCTCCTTGAGCTGCCAGTAGGCGGAAAAATTGCCGGGGTATGCGTCGACGGTCCCCTGGAACAACTCGAAGGTGCGGTTTGTTACTCGGTCGAGGAAGTAGCGATCGTGGCTGACCACGAGCAACGTCCGGTCGCTGTTGGCGAGAAAATCTTCGAGCCACCGCGTGGCTTCGAGATCGAGGTGATTCGACGGCTCGTCGAGCAGCATCAATTCGGGATCGTCGAGCAGCAGCTTGGCCAGCAGCAGCCGGTTCTTTTGTCCGCCGCTGAGCGTTGGCACTTGCTGCTCAAAGGTGCTGGACTGCAGTCCCAGGCCGTTCAAGATACGCTCGATCTTGTGGTCGAGGTGGTAGGCGCCGTGCTGCTGCAGCTCGTGGTGCAAGCGATCGTAGCGCTCGGCGAGTCGCTTGTGCTCGGTCGCGTCGGGTGTGGCCGCGAGGGCTGCTGCGGCCTGTTCCGCCTCGCGCAGCCGGTCGTGCCACACGCCCAGGGCGCTGGCTGCTTCTTCCCAGACGGTACGGTGCTGGTCGAACGTGGCATGCTGTTCGAGCAGCCCGAGCCGGGCTGTACGGTGCACTTCGACCCGGCCGGCATCTGGTTCCAAGCGGCCTGCGACGATTGACAGCAGGGTCGTCTTGCCCGCACCGTTGGGGCCGACCAGCCCGATCCGCTCGCCGGGCCGGATTTCGAACGTGCAGCCCGCCAGGACCGTTTGGCTGCCGTAGTGCTTCGTCACGTCGGCAACATCGAGCAGGATCATGGACGAATCGTGCGGACAGGGCGTAAGTAGCGGTCGAGACGATGGCGAACAACCAGTGCCGCTAGCCTAGTAGAACGCAAAGCGGGTATTCAAGGCAGTCGACCGGCAAGCTAGTGCTTGATCTCGATCCGGTAGACCCCGGGATGGCCGGGAAAAGTCGCCGCGATGATCAGCTCGCGGAATTCCCGGTGGGCCACGGCGGCCGAGAGCGATTCCTGGCTTTCCCACACGGTGATACTGACAAACGGGTACCAGGCGTCGTCGCCGACGCTGCGGTGCAGGCGCGCATCGAGAAACCCCGGCTGCTGTTTGAGCCAGCGAATGCGGCGATCCCACTGGTCCATGAACTCTTGCTCGCGCCCCGGCGCGACGAGGTAGGGGTTGATCACGCTCAGTGGTGCTGATTCGGAGTCGGCACTCGCGCGTTGCCGGCGATAATCGGCATGGCCCAGCTGGTTCCCGAAGCCGAGACGGTCGTAATAATTTTGGACGGCGCGAATCCGCTGGCCGTCGGTTTCGATCAAGGCCACACCGGGCAGGTCGAGCGCGCGTCCCGTGGCCGGATAGTCGCCCAAGGGGCCGGTGTTCGTGCCGCACATGCGATAGTGCAGCACCACGCGATCGGCTCCGCAGGGTTCGAGCAGGCCGACGTCGAAGCGAATGTCGGGCAAGCCGCGACAGGTGAGCTTGGCGTTCTGGGCCACGGCGAGTCCGCCGACAATCGGGTCGCGCAGCGAGGGGTCCTGGTACGCGCCGTGCTCGCCGAACAGGGCCGACATGGCCGCCCAATCGCGCTGTGCCCAAGCGTCGAGATACCGGCGAACGATGGCGACACGATCCATGCGGGCGCTACCCCCCCAGGAACTGCGCGGCCCGCTGTTGCCCCCGGCCGCGCAACAAGCAAGACAGGGTCCCGGCAGAATCTTAGCCGAGCGATCGCGCGGCGACCATCCGCCTGAGCCGGCAGGTCCACGGCGATTGCACGCCGTTCGGCTGCGCTGCATTTCTGGGGATGGACGGCCGCGCGCCGTAAGCAGAATATGGCACAATCGTCATCCCCGAACTTTCGCCGAACCATCCTTCCCGAGCAGCACGATGAGCATTTTTCGGTTCTCGCTGATTGGAACCCTGGCGCTGGCCCTGTGTGTACCGTCGCTCCACGCGGCCGACAACGAGCTGACCGCGGCCGAACAGGCCGCCGGCTGGCAGCTCTTGTTCAATGGCCGCGACCATACCGGCTGGTCGTGCAACACCGGCAAACCGATCGCGACGCCGATCGAAGACGGCTGCTTGCTGCCCTTTCAATCGGGGGGCTACATCATCGCCTACGAAAAGCCCTTCGGCGATTTCATCCTGAAGTGCGACGTCAAGATGAGCGACGGCGAGTGCAACTCGGGAATCTTTTTTCGCGTCGGCAACCTGAAGAACCCGATCTATACGGGCCTCGAAGTGCAGGTCTATGCGAGCCGCGACCTGGGCTATCACGACTTCGGGTCGATTTACGATCTGGCCAAGCCCTGGCACATGAATTGGAAGGACGGCGACTGGAACACAGTCGAAGTCACGTGCAAGGGACCGCTGGTCGTGGCGTCGGTCAACGGCGACGTGGTCTCGATGATCGACTGCGACGACTTTGCCGAACCCGGCAAACGGCCCGACGGATCGAAGCACAAGTTCATGAAAGCCATCAAGGACTTTCCGCGCTCCGGCTATCTCGGCTTTCAGGACCACGGCCACAAGGTCTGGTACAAGAACGTGAAGCTGTTGGAACTGCACGATTAACCACAGTTGGCGTCAAGGGCCTGAGAATTCGGCCCGGAGAAAGCCGGCCGCCTGGTCCCAGGCTTGGGCCGCGGCTGCAAAGTCGATTTGCATTGCGCGGACGGAGCGCGGCGAGGCCACGCGCGGATTGGGCGCGACTTGCGGATTCAACGGAATCTGGGCGCTCGCTCCAGCGGCCAGCCGCGCTTCGACGGCCGGGCTGAGCACGTAGTCGATCAGCCGTTGTGCGGCCGCGCGATGTGGGGCGCCGCGCAGCAGGCACACCGAGTTTGGCAAGAACAATGTGCCCAATTGGTCGGGGGCCTGGTCGGGATAGACGATTTCGACCGGCTGGCCTTGTTCGACCTCGATGATCGCGTCGTCCGTGTCGGTCAGGCCGAAATCGACCTGCCCGGAGGCGACGGCCTGGGCAACCTGCTTGTTGCCGGCCAGGATCTGCAGGCCGTTGGCGCGCAGGCGGCGAAAGAACCGTTCGGCAGAATCACGTCCCCAGGTGGCGAACAGGCAGGCCGCGTGCGTCGCCGTGGTGCCGAACAGCGGCTTGGCGATGGCGGCGCGGCCGCGCCAGCGAACGTCGGTCAAAGCCAGGATCGAATTGGGCCCCGCGCCGCGCTGGACCAGCTCGCGACGAACCAGGAGCACGCGCGCCCGTGCGGCAAAACCATGCCAACGCCCCGTCGGGTCGCGAAACGCAGCCGGGTATTGCTCGGCGCCCGGCGGCCGATAGACGTCGAGCAATCCGTGTTCTTGCAGGCGCAGCGTGTGCAGGATTTCGTTGTTCCAGAATACGTCGCAGCGCGGACGCGCGGCCTCGCTGATCAGGGCCTGGACGAGCCCCACCGTCTTGGTCGACTCGACGTCGTACTTCGCGGCGACCGGGATGCCGGTTTGGCGGGTGAATTCGTCGAAAACCGGCGCCGAAAACTCGCGGTCGAGCGCGCAGTAGACCACGACCGCTTCGCCCGAGCCCGCCGGGGCGACAAGCAGGAGCCAACGCGCGGCCAAGCCCAGGCCGATGAGTAACAGCGTCAGCACCAACCAACGTGAAATCTGCATAGGCAGGGCTCGCCAATCAACCGCGCGTCGTCAGGACTTGCTCTGCAGTTGAATGAAGCCGGACCAATCGGGCGGCACCTCGCGATTGTGCCGGGCGATGTAGACCATCAAGAAGTCCTTGGCCCGGTCGTCCGGCGGCACGTGGTGCAGCAACTGGTACGACTCGGCCCAGCGGCCGGCGAGCAACGCATCGAGCGCGGCCTCGTAGGCCGTGATGTGCTCGTCGGACAACCGCGGGTATTGGTCGGCAGGTGGCAGCAGCTCGCAAACCGTCAGCGAGCGATCGAGTCCATAGGGCTTGACGACCGCGAGCCGCCGACATCGCGCGACCTCGCGAGATACCTGCCCGCGCAGCACATCGCTCGTGATGTCGTCCATCAGGATCGGCACCTGCAAGATCTTGGTCATCCCTTCCAGGCGCGACGCGAGGTTCACGACGGGCCCGAACACGGTCACCTTGACCTGTTCCAGGGTGCCGATCTTGCCGGCGACGGCGCGGCCCGAGGCGATGCCGATTCCGACCTGAAACTTCGACAACGGATCTTCCGGCCGCCGGGCCGCGGCCTCGAATTCGGCGCGGATGGCCAACGCGGCGCGGCAGGCGCGCTCGGTGGCGTCGGCCTGCGCGAGCGGCCAGCCCCAGAACCCCATGGCTGCGTCGCCCTGGTAATCGCCGACCACGCCCCCTTGATCGAGGATGTGATGCGTCATCACTCCCAGCGCCAAGCTGACGCGATTGAGCAATCCCAACAGGTCGCCTTCCGACTGCTCGGCCCGGAGCGAAAAACCGCGCAAGTCGCAAAACAGCACTGTCACGTCGGTTTCGCGCGGCCGTAACACCACTTCGGGGTCTTCGCCGACCAGCGCATCGAGCACCGCCGGCGCGAAGAACTGGCTGAGCGACGCGTGCTGCCGCTGCATCCGCTTGACCTGCCGCAACGAACTCAGAATGGCCGCGACCAGCTCGGCGAACTTCAAGTCATCGCGCAGGTCGTTGGCATCCGACGGCGGCGTGTTGGTCGAGCCGATCGCCTCGTCGATAAACTGCCCGGCGACGTAAATGCCCAGCCCACGCCCTTCGATTTCCTTGACCGGGACGCAGAACGCCCAGTCGAAGTTTTCCATCATCGTCAGGGCCGTGACCGAGCCATCGCCGCTGCCGCCGCCGAGACCCCAGACGTGCAGCACGCTCTGCGCGCGCCGCACGGCCCGCAAGATCAGCCGCTCGCTTGGCTGAAAAGTCGTCCCGGTCGCGGCCCGGCGATCCCAATGCATGACGGACACGGCGGGCGTGCCATCGGCGGCAACCTCGACGTTAACCAGGGCCACGGCGCTGGCCCGCGCGACGCCGGTGAGCATCAGATTCACGAGCCGCACGTACAGCTCGTGATCGTCGGTGGCGCCGGAGATCACGTCGGGCAGGCGGCTGAGCACCTCGATGCGCTGATCGGCGTTGCGGAACTGGACGTGTTGCAGATATTGCGAGCTGAACGACTGCTCGCGCAACGGTTGGCGCAAGTCGAGCGAAACTTGTGCCCGATCGTCGGTCAGCGTGAACTTGGTCTGTCCGATGACGAAATGCTCGCCCGACCGCAATTCGAACCGGTTGGTCTCCTGTCCGCGGAGATAGATGGGGTTGCGTGACGTGGCCAGCCGTTCGACCGAGAGCGTGCCGTCGTGGTAGATGATCTCGGCATGGCGGCGCGAGATACGATCGTCCCAAGGGACGGCCCAGATGCCGGCGCTGCGGCCGAGCAGCAGTTTCTGGCCGACCGGCAACGGCCGGCGCCAGCGATGCTGAGGGTCTTTGCCCTCGGCGATCAGGTCGGCCACCTGAGACTCCCCTCGACGGATCGCACGACGATGCTTACTTGACGGATTAACTCTGCGACGCCGGCGACGGGTCTGCGCCGGTGCCGGGCGTCATACTGCCGCTGCCTAGCGTAGAGGCACTGCCCGTACGGAGCGAGCCCAAACCAATTGTACGCCGCAGCTTGCCGATCCAGCGCGATTGAGGCGCGTCGTCGAGCAGGATGATGGCAAAGCCCCACAGCAGCGTGACCAGCACCCCGACGACGCCCAATGCCGTCAAGCCCAGCCGCCGCAATCGAGGCCCGAGCGTGGCGATGGGGCGCGTAGCGGCCTGTTGGCGTTCCTGCACGATCACGGCCCAGCCCGTGTCGCGCATCTCTTCCGCGCGCTCGTCGACGATCACCGGCTCGACAGCCGCCAGCCAAACGCCCTGATACGTGCCCCCCACGGAATCGTAATACGTCGGCCGCAGCGCTAAGCGGCGCACTTTCTCGACCAGCTTCGGATCGACCGAGACCTGCTGCGGCAATCCGACGGGCGCGGGGGCGATCGTGTTGGCCGGCGCGTCGCTCGCGCTCGATTCGGCCTCTTGGCCCGACTTGCCGACCGATTCGGTGAGCGTGCCCTCCGGCGTGTCGGCCGCCGCCAGGTTGGAGAAGCTGCGCGCCTTGACGGCCTCGTCGGCACGTTGATTGGCAGCAATCAAGGCGAGTTTCAAAGGGCGTAGCTCTTCGATCCGGGCAATTTCGTCGTCGGTCAAATAGAGCTCGGGCGTGGGGCCGAAGTTGCCCCGCAGGTAGGCGGCGAGATAGGGGTGTTCGAGAATCGCCCCGCGCCTGCCGGCGGCGTCTTTGCGCGCGTCGACCAGCACGGCGACCTGGCCTTCGTTGGCCGTGTCTTCCGGGCTCAGCTCGGCAAAGCGTCCCAGCTCGATCGTCATGGCGATCACCCCCAGTACATGACGATCGGGCGTTTCCTTGGGTCCGCTCCAGACGCATGTGGAAAAGGCCACCATGCGGTTGTTAGTCGCGACGCTACGAAATACGTTCGAACGGTACGTCCGCTCGAGCGGCTTCAGATTGGGAGTGCCGGGCGGCAGGTCCTGGCCTTGGCCGTGAAAATAGTCGCGATAGGAGAAGTCGCGGTCGAGCGTCACTTTGTCGGCCGGGTAACGGGCAATCTGGATGCCTTTGCGGTCGGTGACGAACCAACTCGTGGCTCGTACCTCGGGATGCCGGACGGCCAAGCGGGTGAGCGCGTCTTGCAGGGCGCGCCGCGCGGGCGCCTCGATGGGCTGGTCTTGCGCCTCGCGCAACAGCTCGGTGAAATCCTCCTGCGCCGCTTGCTGCTCGATGATCTGCCAGCGGCGGTCGATCTGCCGAGCCACGGTTTCGGCGACGAACTGGGCGGCAAAGCGGTTGCTGTGCAGCGCTTTTTCGATGACCGCGGCCTGCGATTGGTCGATGGCGGCGCGAATGGCGTTCGAGGCGAAGAGCCAGATCACCGTCAGCAGCAGCACAGGCACCCCCGCGCCGAGCACCAACAGCGGCCGCTGGGCGCGGCGCATCCCGCGCAGATTGAGCGCGTCGAGTACGGCCTGGACGTTGGCGAATCGCTTATCGGGATCGACCGCCAGGCAACGCTCGATAATCTCGGCCAACGAGCGGTCGACGCCCGGCACTTTGCGGTGCTCGCGGGGTGGTGGCGATTGCTGGAGCATTCGCCGGTAGGTTTGCAATCGCTCCTCGAGTTCGCCGGCCGTACTCAGAGCGGTTTCCACATCGGCCGTTCGGTACGGCGCGTGACCGACGAGCATCGTGTAGAGCAATGCTCCCAGTGCGTAGACGTCCCAGCGGGCATGAGGCACCGCCCGCAGGTCGGCCTGCTCGGGTGCCATGTAGAACAGCGTGCCCAGCGAGGGTGTCTGATCGTGCGACAGGCGCGATTGGCCGAAATCGGCTAGCCGCGGATTGCCGTCGTGGTCCAGCAACACGTTGGCCGGCTTCAGGTCGCAATGCAGGATGCCCTTGCCGTGGGCATGCAGCAGCCCTGTGGCCACCTCGCGAAACAGCCGCAAGGCTTCATGCACGGGCAACGGGCCCTGCTTGGTCCGCTCTTCGAGCGCGCCTTGCGCCATGTATTCCATGACGTAGTAGGGCGGATCGGCGTCCCAGCCGACGTCGAGCAACTGTACGGCATAGCGGTCGGCAAACAGGAACCGCAGCTTCTCGACCTCGCGCGACAGCAGCGACCAATCGAGACCGCCGCGATGGGCATAAAACTTGATCGCCACCCGGCGGCCCGTGTTGCGGTTGGTCGCGGTCCAGACTTCGCCGAAGGCGCCGGCGCCCAAAAACCGCTCCGGCTCGTAGCCGGGGACGGTCGTGGGCGGGTGGTCGCGGGTCAGGCTCAGGTTCTGCGACCTGCCCCGGTCTTCCCGGTCTTGCTCGAGCGTGTGGTCGAGGGTCATCGCGAGAGGCAATGCTGCGAGATCACGGAGTCGGGGCCGGGCGGCGCTTGCGAGCAACGCGCGGGCGGTCCTCTGCCACTATACACGCTCCGGCTCGAGACCGACCAGCAACGTCTTGCCGTGCAAGCGTTTGGCGCAAGGTTCTCAGGCGCAATTCGAGAAGATACTCGCGTTGGCGCAGTGGGCTTGCAGGGATATCGTAGGGCGCGATGCCTGCTTCACAACGGCGAGAAACTTGGGAGGGTGCGGCGACTGCGCGGCTTGGATGCTGCGCGGCGCTGTGGGCTTGCGCCCTGGCCGCGGGCTGCTCGGGACGTCCGGCTCAGGTCGAGGCTCCGCGCGCCGCGGAGCAGCCCGTTCCGCAACGGATTCAGGCGCTCGGCCGGCTCGAACCGCGCGGCGGCATCGTCAATGTGGGTGGAACGACCGGCGACCGCGTGGCCAAGCTCGAGGTCCAAGCCGGAGACGAGGTCCGCGCCGGCCACGTGCTGGCCGTGCTCGACAGCTTCACAGTTCGCGACGCCCAGCGTCAGGCCGCGGCCGTCCAATTGGATGATGCACGGCGCAGGCTGGATACGGAGCTCGATTATGCCAAGCGCGCCCAGCAGGACGCGCAACTGGCCCGCGAACAGGCCCTGTTGGGCAAGACCGACGTCGAGGCCAGCGAGGCGCAGCTACGCGCGTTGACGGCTAGCCGCGATCAGGCCGTGCGCGATCTGGAGCGCCTGGAGAAAAGCGATCCGGAAGTCGTCTCGCAACAGGCCATCGAACACCAGCGCATGATGCTAAAAAGGGCGAACGAAGAGCTGGCCGCGGCACAATCGCAACATGCGAAGGTTCGGGCCAGCGTCGAGCTGGCGATCCGCGCGGCGGATTCGAAAGTGGCGACGGCCGAGAGCGCGTTGGCCCGCGTCGATGCGGCCGCAGCGATTCCCTCGCTCGAGGCGGCGCTCGCATTGGCCGAGGCCCAGCTGGCCGCTTCGCAGATCAAGGCCCCCGTGTCCGGCCGGGTGTTGAAGATTCTCACGCATCCCGGCGAGACGCTCGGGCAGCAACCGATCCTGCAACTGGCCGACACTTCGCAGATGGTGGCCATCGCCGAAGTGGACGAGACGGAAATTCGCTGGGTCAAGGTGGGGCAATGCGCCGAAATTCGCAGCCGGGCGTTTCCCAGCGACGTCGAACGGCTGACCGGGCGCGTCGTGTGGATCGGGCACACGGTGGCGAAGAACAGCCTGTTGATGCTCGATCCCACGCAAGTCCGCAGCGATGCCCGCGTCGTCGAGGTGCACGTGGCGCTGGATAGTCCCGCGGTGGCCGATCGGTTGATAAATCTGCAAGTGGACGTCGCGATTCTGGTGGCCGAACCGGCGCCAGGCGCGAAAGCCGAGATCTCTGTCTGGGAGCCACGCCCAGCGGCGCCACGCTAAGGAGCGATGCTTTGCTCCGCACGCCCCTGGCCTGGCTGAACCTGGTGCATGACAAGGCCCGCACCGCCGTGGCCTTGGCCGGCGTGGCCTTTGCCGTCGTATTGATCTTGATGCAGCTCGGATTTCTGGGCTCGGTCACGACGACGGCCACGATGATTTACGACCGGCTGAAGTTCGACGTGCTGTTGGTGTCAACCCAATACATCGATCTGAGATCGGCGGGCACCTTTCCCCGGCGGCGGCTGCAACAGGCAGCGGCGACCGAAGGAGTCGAGCGCGTCGAACCGTTGAACCTGGGCTTCAGCGTGTGGCGCAATCCCGAGACGCTCAAGGACCGCTGGATCTTGCTACTGGCGCCGCGCGACGGCGCGGAAACATTTGCGCTCGCGTACGACGAACGCCCGCCCTATGAAGCGCTCGCGCGGCCGGACCAGGTGCTCATCGATCGCCGCAGCCGCAAGGAATTCGGTCCGCAAGCTGCCGGCGTCGAAACCGAGGTGGGCGGCCAGCACATGACCATCGCCGGGCAATTCACGCTGGGCACTGGCTTTGCCGCCGACGGCGCGATCATGGTCGGGCCCGAGGGTTTTCTGCGGCTCTTGCCCTATCGCCGTGCCGAGACGGTCAACTTGGGGTTGATCCAGGTCGACGAGCGGTCGTCGCCCGAGGCCGTCGCCGCGCGGCTACGTGCGCGGCTGCCCGACGACGTGCTCGTGTATACCCGCGAGGCGATTAACGAGCGCGAGCGGCATTTCTGGCTCACGACGACCTCGGTCGGCACGATCTTCGGCCTCGGCGCGGGAATCGCAGTGCTGGTCGGCGTGGCAATCGTGTACCAGGTGCTGTCGAGCGACATCTCGAACCACAAGGCCGAGTATGCCACGCTCAAAGCGATGGGGTACGGTCCGCGTTACCTGTCCGGGATCATTCTCCAGCAGGCGGCCATCTTGGGCGTCGTCGGGTTTGTGCCCGGAATGTTGATCGCCTGGGGCGTGTACTCACTGGCCAACGTCGTGGCGAACGTTCCGATCGGCATGACGCCGGCGCGGGCCGTGTCGGTGTTGATCATGTCGGTGGTGATGTGTGGGGTCTCGGGCCTGGCGGCGCTGCGCAAGGTGCATGCGGCCGATCCGGCCGACTTGTTTTGAACGCGGCGAAGCGCAGGATAGAAAATCGAGCGGCGATGTTGCGGCGAACTCCCCTGGCCTGGAAAAACCTGACGCACGATCCGCGGCGACTGTTGATCGCCGCGGTGGGCATCGGTTTTGCCGTGCTGCTGATGACCACGCAGCTCGGGTTCTTGAACGCTATGTCCGACAGCAACGTCGAGCTGCTCGTCAAGCTGCGGGCCGACATCGTGCTGCGCAGCGGCAGCCGGTATACGCTGGCCCAGCGCAAAGGCTTTCCGCGCCGGCGGCTGGCGCAGGCCGCCGCGGTTCCCGGCGTGGTGGTCGCGTTGCCCTTGTATCTCGAACAGAATCTGTCGGTGTGGCGCAACCCAGCCGATGGCATCGATCGTGCGATTCGCGTGATTGGCGTCGACCTGGATCAAGAGCTGCTCGAACTCGACTGGCAGCCGGAGGTGCGCGACGCCCTGCGACGCCCGTTCACCCTAGCAAGCGACCGGCGTTCGAAGCGCGAGTTCGGCAACCTGGCCCCCGGGGCGGTCTCCGAGCTATCGGGCCAGCGGGCGGAGATCGTCGGGCAGTTTACGCTGGGCACGGACTTTCTGGCCGACGGCAGCCTGCTCACGAACCAGGACAACTTCGAGCGTTACTTTCCGCTGCGCAATCCGGACGGCGAAACGCTGGACGATGTCGACCTGGGGGTGGTGCGCGTGGCCGCCGACGCCGACCCGGACGAGGTCCTGGCCCGCTTGCGGCACATCTTGCCGGCCGACGTCGAAGCGCTGTCGAAGGACGCCATCGTGGCCGGCGAGCGCGAGTTCTGGCGCAAGAGTACGCCGATCGGCTTCGTCTTCGGGCTGGGCACGGCCATGGGGTTCCTGGTCGGCGTGATCATCTGCTACCAGGTGCTCTATACGGACATCGCCGACCACATGGCCGAGTTTGCCACGCTCAAAGCGATGGGCTATCGCGCGCGGTACTTCTTGCAGCTCGTGCTCGAAGAGTCGGTGCTGCTGTCGCTCTTTGGCTTTCTTCCCGGCATCCTGGTGAGCCTGGCCGTCTTCGGCTGGCTGGGCGACTGGACCGGGCTGCTGATGCGACTCACTCCGCCGCGGATGGCGACGGTGCTCGCGCTGACGATGCTGATGTGCATGGCCTCGGGGATGTTAGCGTTGCGAAAACTCATGGCGGCCGACCCGGCGGAGCTGTTTCGATGACCGATTCGTTCCTGGCACGATCGGCGGGCGGAGCGGGACCGCCGCTGCCTGCGCAGCCGCCTGTCAACGGCAACTTTTCGGTGGTCGTGCACGCGCTGAACCACTTTTTCGGCCAGGGCGAACTGCGCAAGCAGGTCCTGTTCGACAACGAGCTGCAGTTGCGGGCGGGCGAGATCGTGATCATGACGGGGCCGTCCGGCTCGGGCAAAACGACGTTGCTCACACTGATCGGCGGCCTGCGCACTGTGCAGCAAGGCAGCCTGCAAGTGGTCGGACAGGAAATGTGCGGGCTCGACGCCGAGGGGCTGGTGCGCGCCCGGCGCGGGATTGGGTTCATTTTTCAAGCGCACAACCTGTTCGGCTCGCTGACGGCGTTGCAAAACGTGCGCATGTCGCAGGAATTGACCGAACTGCCGCGCGCCGAGGCCGATCAACGGGCGGTCGACCTGCTGACCACGCTCGGACTGGGCCACCGCATTCACTACAAGCCGGCCCAGCTTTCAGGCGGCCAGCGGCAGCGCGTGGCGATCGCGCGGGCCCTGGCGAATCGGCCACGGCTGATCCTGGCCGACGAACCGACCGCGGCGCTCGACAAGCAGTCGGGCCGCGACGTCGTCGACTTG from Pirellulales bacterium carries:
- a CDS encoding adenylate/guanylate cyclase domain-containing protein, with protein sequence MADLIAEGKDPQHRWRRPLPVGQKLLLGRSAGIWAVPWDDRISRRHAEIIYHDGTLSVERLATSRNPIYLRGQETNRFELRSGEHFVIGQTKFTLTDDRAQVSLDLRQPLREQSFSSQYLQHVQFRNADQRIEVLSRLPDVISGATDDHELYVRLVNLMLTGVARASAVALVNVEVAADGTPAVSVMHWDRRAATGTTFQPSERLILRAVRRAQSVLHVWGLGGGSGDGSVTALTMMENFDWAFCVPVKEIEGRGLGIYVAGQFIDEAIGSTNTPPSDANDLRDDLKFAELVAAILSSLRQVKRMQRQHASLSQFFAPAVLDALVGEDPEVVLRPRETDVTVLFCDLRGFSLRAEQSEGDLLGLLNRVSLALGVMTHHILDQGGVVGDYQGDAAMGFWGWPLAQADATERACRAALAIRAEFEAAARRPEDPLSKFQVGIGIASGRAVAGKIGTLEQVKVTVFGPVVNLASRLEGMTKILQVPILMDDITSDVLRGQVSREVARCRRLAVVKPYGLDRSLTVCELLPPADQYPRLSDEHITAYEAALDALLAGRWAESYQLLHHVPPDDRAKDFLMVYIARHNREVPPDWSGFIQLQSKS
- a CDS encoding serine/threonine protein kinase, whose product is MTLDHTLEQDREDRGRSQNLSLTRDHPPTTVPGYEPERFLGAGAFGEVWTATNRNTGRRVAIKFYAHRGGLDWSLLSREVEKLRFLFADRYAVQLLDVGWDADPPYYVMEYMAQGALEERTKQGPLPVHEALRLFREVATGLLHAHGKGILHCDLKPANVLLDHDGNPRLADFGQSRLSHDQTPSLGTLFYMAPEQADLRAVPHARWDVYALGALLYTMLVGHAPYRTADVETALSTAGELEERLQTYRRMLQQSPPPREHRKVPGVDRSLAEIIERCLAVDPDKRFANVQAVLDALNLRGMRRAQRPLLVLGAGVPVLLLTVIWLFASNAIRAAIDQSQAAVIEKALHSNRFAAQFVAETVARQIDRRWQIIEQQAAQEDFTELLREAQDQPIEAPARRALQDALTRLAVRHPEVRATSWFVTDRKGIQIARYPADKVTLDRDFSYRDYFHGQGQDLPPGTPNLKPLERTYRSNVFRSVATNNRMVAFSTCVWSGPKETPDRHVLGVIAMTIELGRFAELSPEDTANEGQVAVLVDARKDAAGRRGAILEHPYLAAYLRGNFGPTPELYLTDDEIARIEELRPLKLALIAANQRADEAVKARSFSNLAAADTPEGTLTESVGKSGQEAESSASDAPANTIAPAPVGLPQQVSVDPKLVEKVRRLALRPTYYDSVGGTYQGVWLAAVEPVIVDERAEEMRDTGWAVIVQERQQAATRPIATLGPRLRRLGLTALGVVGVLVTLLWGFAIILLDDAPQSRWIGKLRRTIGLGSLRTGSASTLGSGSMTPGTGADPSPASQS
- a CDS encoding efflux RND transporter periplasmic adaptor subunit → MPASQRRETWEGAATARLGCCAALWACALAAGCSGRPAQVEAPRAAEQPVPQRIQALGRLEPRGGIVNVGGTTGDRVAKLEVQAGDEVRAGHVLAVLDSFTVRDAQRQAAAVQLDDARRRLDTELDYAKRAQQDAQLAREQALLGKTDVEASEAQLRALTASRDQAVRDLERLEKSDPEVVSQQAIEHQRMMLKRANEELAAAQSQHAKVRASVELAIRAADSKVATAESALARVDAAAAIPSLEAALALAEAQLAASQIKAPVSGRVLKILTHPGETLGQQPILQLADTSQMVAIAEVDETEIRWVKVGQCAEIRSRAFPSDVERLTGRVVWIGHTVAKNSLLMLDPTQVRSDARVVEVHVALDSPAVADRLINLQVDVAILVAEPAPGAKAEISVWEPRPAAPR